Sequence from the Pan paniscus chromosome 4, NHGRI_mPanPan1-v2.0_pri, whole genome shotgun sequence genome:
CACACTATAAGTTATCACTTCGTATCTTCTGTATAATTAGTATAAGAAGTGAACaaatgtgggccgggcacggtggctcacgcctgtaattcaagcactttgggaggccgaggttggtggatcacgaggtcaggagatcgagaccatcctggctatcacggtgaaaccctgtgtctactaaaaatacaaaaaattagctggtcatggtggcaggcacctgttgacccagctactcgggaggctgaggcaggagaatggtgtgaacccgggaggcagagcttgcagtgagccaagatcgcgccactgcactccagcctgggcaacagagtgggacttcgtctcagaaaaaaaaaaagaaatgaacaaatgtgGAGTGTTTCTGATATTTTGTAAAACTGCTAGTAATGACTTCCATTTTAGTTTTCATCATGtcttttattaaaattcataaaTTCATGCAATAAATTTAGTGCtaggaatatttttttccttctgaccaATTGTCATACTTCTTTCTATAAACAATATTAGTTATTGAGTTGTGTATTTCACAGTGGTTTCCTTTTAGCCTGTGCTATCAGAGAGGTCATCTAGAGAAATCTGAATCTATCTGAAATGTAGGTATTCTAGTCTCGGTTTTCTGAAACAGCTATGTCCATTCCTCTTTTATCCAAACCTCTCTTAAGGTTCTCCAACAAATCAGCCTCTTTTCTTGGTCCTTAATCTTTCTCCCCTGCTTCAATAGTGATATTATGACTATTTATTTCAATCAGTAACAATGAAGGGATGGATGCCAGGTTGTATACGATAATTAGGATAAAAGTTGTTAAATATCCACTTCCCTGTGTGTTACACAAACCTGGCCTAAAGCATTGAACATGAAGTGTTCCTGACAGAGAAAAGacattaacagaaagaaaaagatgctgTGTGGAAAATAATATGATAATTCCAAATAGTGGCcagcaaaataattgaaaacatatgaaaagttAGTGGATTCAAGTTAAAAGTTTTCCCTAAAATGTTCAAGTGCCTGTCTGTATCTAGCCTAAATCAACTTTCCCAGGAAACTGAGAGCACACAAACAAAATTGTGATGAGCCCTGATAGATTTTTATGCACACTTACATAGATTTAGTGATTAACTTTTTGTAAAAAATGTCTTTTACCTTGATGTTAGAAAAGTAATGCCACATCAGCAAAATACTATCTGAAATGTTACAGGGAAAACTGTTGATCTAATTCTTTGCTCTTCAGCAACGTCAGACTTACCgacttcctctttgcctttcttTGATAACGCTTTCCTGGAGTTGGCTGGTCCTGGCAAGGGCCTCCATAGACAGGGCCCCCTGCCCTCACATAACCTCCTCAGCCACCCTTCCACTGCCCTCCTTACTCTGTTATGCCATGCCACTGAAAGCTACAGACTGCACATTTGCTAAGAGGGGGCCTTCTGCTGGTTCTGCCAGAGCTACAGTCTCTTCTTTCCGTTCCTTCTCTCCATCCCCCACATATCCACTTCTATCTGAAAAAGGCCCAATAGGAAAACCCTGGACTGGAGAAAGAGGCCAAATAGGAAAACCTTGGCAGCTGGGGCAGTGGCAATAACCACAAGATGGAGATTGCTCAGCTTTCCCTGGAAGTTTCAGACTGACAATtgtaaaatcaatgaaaaataaaataggtctTCTTATCTCTGTTCCGACCCATGTGgatgtatttttctcttctgctgtGGCTGGGTTGTTTGCACTTCACTAGAGCATGGCTTAGGAGTACGATGCTCAAAACCTAAGAATATGGAGTATATTGCAGGTTCAACTGAAGTTCAACCACAAATATAGAGCATGGGAGAAGctttagaaaatgtaatatagAACATCTTCACCTTTTTATGGTATTAATTTTCTCCCACATCCATTTCAGTTGTTCAGTACGTGTCTTCTGACCTCTGTGTCTGCCTGTTTTCTTCTGACTTTCCTTCCAAAGGAAATCTGATGGTGACACGAATGTCTTCATTTATGACCCATGCCATTTATTGTGCTTATATGCGTGGTTAAATACTGGATTTGGCTCATACTTTCCATGTGGAATTTTATTAAATTCactattttcaaaatgaaaagaataacttctcattttaaactaaaaatctgcATTTAATTAACCTTTCCAGTaaataaacatgttaaaaaaatagtaagaaacaTTTAAACATCTTGAAAATTTTTGCTTATGCTTTGTACTTTCTCTTAGGTCTTTCTtgaatttctcaaatatttttcatgcCACTTTTCAATTATTAGAACCTACCATATGGCTAAGAAAAAGAAGGATAAATAACTATTTAGTTATTTTGATAAATGTAGACAGTTTATTGGCATAAGTTagtataaaataatagaaaaaaattccacttCAAATAATACCCTTTTTATAAAAACTTCAATCATCCAGGGAGtcactttattttccctttttgcttAGTCTATGTTAACTGTGGATTTATTCATCTAAAATCTCTTTTTATGTCTGGTAATCAGAAATCATAAATGTGTTTCCTTCTGGTTTTGATATTGGTCTGTGAAAAGTGAAAGTCCCAATAGTTATAGTTAGAAGTAGGCTGATTCTAAGACATACACATTAACCAAGTTTTATTTCCCCAATGGAGACCACACAATCAgcttaatttatttctgttttcatgccaCCTGTTGCTACTAAAGAGCATAttgaaaaaaagtcatttaattCCAACAAAATTTCTTGCAGCTTCAGGTAACTAGGTCTTTTCCATTATTCAGTGAATATTCTTCCCTAATTGAATCATTACTACATTCCTTAGAGTGCATAATCCCAGCATCTTTCACTATTTCCCAGAATTCAAATCTCTTCATTCTCTGAAGATCACTTTATCTCATACTTAGAAGACTAAGTCCATGTATGTGAGCACCACCAATTCCTCACTTCTTTACAAACACCTTTTCCCTTtctctaacttttcttttttcccttttctcagaAGCTGACACCTCCAATTATGCCCTTAATCTCATCTTCTACTGCCTCCtctgtaatttttaattatcCTATTTTATTATGGGCCTATACTCTTTTCCTCTCTGCCTAAGGCATCCCTATcctataaacaacaacaaaacaaagctttCTTTTACTTTGCTTGTCTCTCAAGTTTCTTTTCTGCAAGTTTTTTGAAAgtgtatttttctcttccttgacATAATTTTTAACTCCTAACAATTTAGCTTTTACCCTTACCACACCTTTGGAACTAACCTCTCAAAAGTCACTGGTATGGAATCCACTGATAACTCCATCTAATAGCCTTTACTCAGCCCCTCATTACTCTTTGCAGCATCTGACAAGGCTGATGACACCATATTTCTGGAAACCAGAAATGTTTCCAGAATCTTTTGTCTGCATGCCCTGTTTCTTTAACTGCAAATTTGAacctttctctgtgttttctggcTATAATTTCCCTTGTCCAATATCCCTACTATAAATATTCTCCCAAGAATTTTTCTCCATATATTCTTTACATACTCCTATCTATAGAATTTTCatggttttaaacatttttttctgtgtgaatagctctgaaataaatgaatactGAATTTGCAGGCCTGTATTTCCTGTTTTGGCTggacttatttatttaaattctacAATTATGTCAAACTCAACAGATCCAGAACAAAATCaatgtttttctgcttctctaaATTGCCTTTCTGTATTTATAAGTTTTATTTGTACTCTGTGCAAGTCTTTTCTATAGCTCTATCCTCAGATTTAGACAGGCCCTGGGTTCCTAAAATGGTGGAGGCTTCTGTCAATGCCCCTTCCTCTCCCCAATGTCAGATTGTCACCTCCTATCACTGAGTGTAAGACATGGTGGGTAGGAGAGTATACACAGACGGTCCCTGCATGCCTGCACCTTACAGGGGCTTATGCTCAGCTACTCTGCCCTTTTCTTGTGGCAGAAAATTATGTCTCATATAAAGTTTGGAGCTTGGAGGCTTTTTCTTGGTACTATTGATCTATCTTCAAACTTAGGTAGGCCTTTTAGTTCATCTATTTATCTTGCAACTTTGAGTCTCCAATGGGCTCAAAAATTATGATTCTGTAAGCTATTcaatttgttctcattgtttaggtGGAAGCAATGATTCTTGTCCTTTTCTATATCCTAGACAGAAGCTGAATTTCCCTATTGCATCTTATCTTTAACTCTCCCATAGATTTGGTTCTCCTAGGAACAAGAAACCTAAGAATTTGAGttcaagtagtttatttgggaggtgatctcAGGATAGCCCAGTAAAGGaacaggaagagagacagagaagagaacaaAGCCTAGATAGTGTGTTAACAAGCGACTGTGGTACAATCACTCTGGGGACTTCTGGAAGACTATATGGAATCAACCTTGGTGAGGAAACTGGGTATTTATTCGCTAACTCTCATCTGCAATTGATGAGCTGTTCTGCTGTGGGCAGAGCCTACTCCAgatcaaaaaaggcaaagaatcACAGGTGCTTGCAGTAGAAAGTTGTTGACATGATCCCAATGTGGGCAGGCATAATAGTGTTAACAATGTCTGTTATAAACTTTCCATTGACATTTATTACTTTCTTCTCAGATATATGGGTGTACTCAAGCCTGGTGTTATTGAGAAGAGGAATTATGCCTGATTTATCTTTGTATTCTCCCAGCATAGTAACTTGGATATAATAGTCAGAAGGCAATCAATcaatattaaatgagaaaatataatttatatagtacCAATATGAAGAATTCTGGTtagctcttttttatttcctctgaagccatgtCCTCACCTCAATCCCAGTTACTCAAATAATATAGTTTAATCTTTTAATTGCCAAAAAGATAAAGTCACCAGACTAGtggggattttttaaaatcacgttGATTTTCCAGCTAACTTAAAtgtggtataattttaaaatatgatttccaAATTTAAGCTTTATCTaacagacattttttcttttttttaaattatactttaagttctgggatacatgtgcagaatgtgcaggtttgttacataggtatacacgtgctacggtggtttgctgcacccatcaacaggttatctacattaggtatttcttgtaatgctatccctcccctagcccaccacccccaacaggccccagtgtgtgatgttctcctccccatgtccatgtgttctcattgttcagatcccacttatgagtgagaacatggggtgtttggttttctgttcctgtgttagtttgctgacaatggtggtttccagtttcatccatgtccctgcaaaggacatgaactcatccttttttaaggttgcatagtattccatggtgtatatgtgccacattttctttatccagtatagcattggtgggcatttgggttggttccaagtctttgctattgtgaactgtgctgcagtaaacatacatgtgcttgtgtctttatagtagaatgatttataatcctttgggtatatacccagtaatgggattgctgggtcaaatggtatttctggttctagatccttgaagaatcgccacactgtcttccagaatggttgaactaatttatacttgcaccaacagtgtaaaagctttcctatttctccacatcctctccagcatctgttgtttcctgactttttaatgatcaccattctaactggcatgagctagtatctcactgtggttttgatttctaacgaccagtgatgatgagttttttcatatgtttttgggctgcataaatgtcttcttttgagaaatgtctatttatatcctttgccctctttttgatggggttgcttgtttttttcttgtgaagttgtttaagttccttgtagattctggatattagccctttgtcagatagatagattgcaaaaattttcccctattctgtaggttgcctcttcactctgatgatagtttcttttgctgtgcagaagctctttagtttaattagatcccatttgtcaattttggcttttgttgccactgctttttgtgttttagtcatgaagtctttgcccatgcctatgtcctgaatggtattgcctaggttttcttctagggtttttatggttttagatcttacatttcattctttcatccttcttgacttaatttttgtataaggtgtaaggaaggggtccagcttcagttttttgcatatggctagccaggtttcccaatatcatttattgaatagggaatcctttccccattgcttattttttctcaggtttgtcaaagatcagatggttgtagatgtgtggcattatttctgaggcctctgttctgttccattggtctatataactgttttggtagcagtaccatgctgttttggttactgtagtcttgtagtatagtttgaagtcaggtggtgtgctgcttccagctttgttcttctttttgcttaggattgtcttagttATAcgagctctttttttggttcagtataaaatttaaagtggttttttctaattctgtgaagaaagtcaatggtagcttgatggggatagcattgaatctataaattactttgtgtagtatggccattttcacgatattgatttttcttatctatgagcatggaatgtttttccatttgtttgtgtcctctcttatttccttgagtagtggtttaTAGCTCTctttgaagaagtccttcatatcccttgtaagttgtattcctaggtattttattctctttgtagcaattgtgaatgggagttcactcatgatttattttatgttacttGCAGCCAACAATGATACGGCGTCCACCAGCAGTTGTTTGCTACATTTGTGGTCGTGAATATGGAACAAAATCTATTAGCATTCATGAGCCACAATGTCTGAAAAAATGGCATAATGAAAACAACTTGTTGCCTAAAGAGTTAAGGAGACCAGTACCTAAAAAACCAGAAGTCAGGACCATTACTGGTAAGTTCCTAGAAAAAAGATTTGAGTGCATAAGGGGAGACTTTTCTCTCTAAACTAATAAGAGCAGAAGTATTCTTTTTTCACTTGTTCAAACGACCAAAATCAACATTTCTTGCCTTGGTTAcagacaaataagaaaaacagtTCTGAAATGCCTGTCCAAAGAATTATCTTCTGATGCTGAGACATAAAGACACTATGTCCTGGCAACACTGTGCATGAGAGGGACCTATGGGAATTTGCTGTATTCTCCAAAAGTTTCTTTCATACATCATCAAACCCtttgaatgtaaaataaacaataaaatacttaaagaataaaaatgaataaaacttgaaaaaatatgaaacttaaaaaaaacctttGGGAACATCCAAAGTCATGTTTCCAAATATGAATGTGTCTTGGTGTTCATAGAGCAGGGATACCAAACTCGAATTTTCACCAGGTCCACTAGTCAGGTTATAACATTGAGTAAACTGGTCCATGTGTGCAACAAAGGGGAGGTAAGGACTATGATGCGCTGTGGAGCATCAGCTCACTCTAAAGGAGACAAGCAGCTGCCCAGTTCCAGCTGGCGTTATCATTAAGAAATTTAGTCCAATGTACTCATATCTTTCAATAACACAAAACAAACTAGAAATCTAGACATCTATTTTAAATGTCCAGGATTTTTCACATTTAATCATTTGTAAAGCATGGTGCAAACCAAATGAAACTGAAACTACACTGCCATGTTTGGCCTCATCACAAAGCCTCATGTTTATTCATTTAGGGTATGAGAatagttaagaaaatatttttgcccTGCAAGCTCAGACTTGCTTATCATATTTTTACCATTGTCATTTTCTCAGTAGATCCCCTAAACCATCTCACAGGACAATGTTGGTTTTAAGAGGAGTATCTTTCAATTCATCCATTCTCCTATGTAACCGTAGATTTGCAATGCTGAAAAGTACCTTGGGGGTCATTTAATGTCAATTAGTCCAAAGCACTTGTGTCAGAGATGTGACACAAGGAGAGTTTTATAACAACCCACAAAGTAGAGCCTAGATTGTATGATAAATTCTAGATCCTGCTAGATCCCAGCTATTCACAGTGCTTGTCAAAAAGAGGACTCTTCGTACAGGTGGGAAAACAGCTAAAGATGAAAACGACCAGCTACTGAAATTAGAGCATTTTCCATAAACAGGTTGTTTACCTCATTGAAACTCTCTTTCCAGCATTTCTCATTTGGTGTCAAAATATGTTTCCTTCCCTTCTGATCTTTATCACTTTCTCTGCTTGACCATAACTACCAGCAGGCTAGAAGTAAGAGGAATGATTGGTCTGAAAGCCCTGGTGGTTCACTATTCTGTTACTGCCTACAGATGGAAAAGATGGGTCCTATAACTGCACTTCCCTACAGTCTTCCTCTCACTTCCATGTTATTTATCTCTGAAGATGCCCTTCCTCTCTAGGTAAAAAGAATTCATATTACCATTTTTATCCCATGAACTCATTGTAGTCACAGGGTTCAAATAACCCCTCTTCCTGATCTGAAGTCAAGGCCCTGTGCAAAAACACTTAGAAATGTGATGAATCACCTTCAAGTGAGAGTCAGTGACTACTCTGGAATTTTTGAGTTCATTTTAAAACTCGCATGAGTAACGAGAAAGTCAGTgtcattcttttctcatttttcaaagcACTGAAACTACACATTCATATCCCACATAGACAgtgacatttgctttatccaaagAAGAAATACTAGATTTTGCTGGGATTTAAATTCCCATGGAGCAAGAAAGTGAGTATTAGGAGCAGACATGTTAAAAAATTTAAGGTTCACTGTGGTTGTGTGAACCATTAGATAGAAATCATATGAGAATTGCCTAAGCTTTAACGAAGTAATCTATGCTGTGCCAAAGATAAAAACTAAGTAATACGTTTTTGAGTGCCTTGTTACATTTTGGGGGCCTATTTTCAGTGGTTCTAAGATATAGTCAGTTTAATGTACTGAAGTCATTCTATTTTAACTAAGGTTTATTAAAGCTAAATGCCACattgtttctctaaaataaagCCATATGCTTTTTTCTCCCTATGCTCTGCCAATGAAGATTATACATTTCTCATctgtctttgttattttcttaaggACGTATCTTTTTGTCAGATTATTCTGTTTGTATTCTCCACTTTGATTACTTAAAGAATATCTGAGTTTATGACCATGAAGAGATGATAAGTTTTTAGGATATAATTCATCTTAAATTCACTCTCAACTGTCAGTTTTGGCTTCTAAAAACATTCCACTGAAggattacagaaaaggaaaatacaaatacatgCTCATTCCCCTTTATAAGCTTATATTTAGAGTCAACTGAAAGAAGGCCAAAAgttatatttgcaaaataataaTGTGTATGCAAAGATGTTAATAATTAGTGAAGAATGCATATCATAAGACATAAAACAAtgtctttccctttttaaaatccaaagaGTGAAAAGCCTCTGTCTgattcccagctaattttattcaACACTTGAAAGAGCGAGCAGCCCTTTCTTTTTTGGAGGCAAAAGTAATATGATTTGTTTAAAATACTCAGTCAACAGGTATttcctgaaaatattttccatagaAAGTAGAATATGGTTCTCCCGAATAAAAACTGATCcgttttacctttttctttcccttttgtttttggtatttttttttctttttttctttttgcttttttcctttaactttcCAGCCAAAGGCTTCTATGATCTTGATGCTTTAAATGAAGCTGCTTGGACAAGTGCCCAGAGCCAGTTGGTTCCCTGTAATGTTTGTGGGCGTACCTTCCTGCCAGACAGACTGATTGTTCACCAACGATCTTGTAAACCCAAAGCCGCCAAGTAAAGCCCTTTTCTCTCTACTGAAGTGTTACAGAAATTAATCCCTTTGAAAGAGATTGGGATAAAgtgggaaggagaaaaaggagctGACGAGGGGAAACAAGGAAAACTGGAATTGACCAAGGGCTGGTCTAGCCGGGGAGGCCCAGTTCAGCGCTTCGGTGTTGCAAGCATTGCTCACTATTATACAGTTGGGCAAATGCTCTGGTTTTAACAGGCAGCTGCATGTGCAT
This genomic interval carries:
- the ZNF475 gene encoding zinc finger protein 475 yields the protein MKLLSSKFLLGKTHSGKSIIRKTHEGRIFSSFQILHVYLLVVLVHLLSCADVMKTSLDLTNYPLMMLTAGLLISNCLCHFFIFPWCQPCLHIRAAFYDPMALTSTDHNTKPTMIRRPPAVVCYICGREYGTKSISIHEPQCLKKWHNENNLLPKELRRPVPKKPEVRTITAKGFYDLDALNEAAWTSAQSQLVPCNVCGRTFLPDRLIVHQRSCKPKAAK